A segment of the Ruegeria sp. AD91A genome:
CCCGTGCATTTCTTTTTGCCCGTTCAGGGCGTCGAGGATTGGGACAAGGAAGGCGAAGAAGCGCATGATCCAAAGGCACTGGCCGAAATGGTGGATGAAGCGCGCAAGGTCATGCCCGGTCGGGTGCCGATGACAGAACTGGACGTTCACATCAACGACGCGGCTTTCTGCGAAGCAGTTCTGTCCCGGTTTGACAGGTGGGTTGAAACCGGGGTTGTCAGAACAGACTGAACGCCATTGGAAGTAGTGGGAAAGGGGAAAAAGACACCCTGCGCATTGTCTGATAAACGTATTATGGGACCTGGCCGGATTTGTGCGGCTTGATTCTGTGAAACTCTGGCACCCAGTCTTCAGACGGACGGTTCCAGAACTTGTTGGGGTTGTCTTCGTCCATCCCGGCCCGGTGCAAGGTGCGCCACGCGGACCGGATCAGAATGACCGGCTCTTCATAGGGATGCTGTGCAAAAAGCGTTTCCACAACGTTTTTAACGATTTGATGATCGGCAACGAAGAACGAGAGTTCGACGCAAGGCACTTCGACCACTTGATCGGTCGCAGCGTTTCGCCCTCCCGGTAAGGAACGAAACCGTTGAGTGCCGACCTCAGTCTGAAAAGAAACATGGTCGTAGTCGCCATAGTCAAGCGCGGTCACCTGGTAAACAGCCTGAAGCAGAGCTTTTGCATGTGGTTGCGGAACCTGCACGGTAATTTCGAAACCCGCTTCGAGGTCGAAACGATTGGATTGGATTTGCCAGATCATTGTGTCCCCTTAGTTTTGGCAAGTCATGGTCGGGGACACCGGCCTTCGCTACTATGAACAGTTCGCCTCCGGCCGAAGTTCAAGTGACTTCAAAGCTACGAAACAACATGTCTTTGGAGATGCCAAAATACAGCTCGAAAGCAGCAAGACCTTTCGGCTCGATGTACAAAGCCCTGCCGTTGCGCGGGCGGGTTACCCATTTCCTTGACAGTGCCTGATCGAGAAGATTGACCCCGAACGGCCCGGAAAAATGGTGGCGACGCTCGGACCAGTCCAGACAGCATTTGACCGGTAGAGATGATGCAGCGTCAGACAGAATTCCAATACGCTTCAGATGCGCACCTCCGCTTTGGGTCAGGCGCGCGCTTGTCCCTTCGACAGACATCCAGCCTTGGTCCACAAGTCGCCGGGCCAAGACGACTCCAAGACGACCGGCGATGTGGTTGTAACAGGTCCGCGCCACCAAATCAGGCGGACATTCCCCGTTTCGACCTCTGTACAGATGATCGGTGGGCGACAATGCAGACAGCTGTTCAAGAGTTTCCGCGACCTCATCGCTGGCGATGCGGTAATAGACGCACCGTCCGCTTTTCTCGGCGACGATCATATCTGCACCCCGAAGTTTCGACAGGTGCTCACTTGCGGTGTTCGGGGCGATCCCGGCAACGGATGCCAGTTCTTTTCCGGTGTGCGCCCGACCATCCATCAACTCGCACAGAATGCGGGTCCTGCTTGAATCCGCAAGTGCAGCGCCGACAATATTCAGCCTGGGTTCATATGACATGCCGCAGCTTAACCGAAACAACCTGTTTGGCACATGTTTCGTTGTTCGGTGATTGTCGAACTGAACGAGGAACGGAGGTCATTGAGTTTGGATCGAACAGCGAAACCTCAAGACAATCAATGAGCGACCAGGCGTTCTTTGAATAATTGTTCCGTCCGATAGCCGGGTAGAGGCGCATGCCGATTAGGCCCGATAGAACTTTTTTGTGGATGTTGGATACAATATCCGTTATTCGTGTTCACATCTTTTGATTCAGGGAGGATCACATGCTCAAGAAACTCGTCGCACTGGCGGCCTTCACTACTTTCACAACAGGCCCTGCGATGGCGGACACGCTCGACGATGTCGTGGATCGCGGCACTCTTCGATGTGGCGTTGTTCTGGACTTTCCGCCGATCGGGTATCGCGACGCCAACAACGAACCGGCGGGTTTTGACGTGGAATACTGCAATGATCTGGCTGCGGCGCTTGAAGTTGAGGCGGAAATCCTGCCTTTGACCTGGGCCGAGCGCCTGCCGGTCATCGTGACCGGGCGCGCAGATGTCGTGTTCGGTGCGACCTCGGACAGCCTCGAACGGGCGCGGACCGTAGGCTTTTCCATTCCCTATGCAATCTACTACGCGCAGGGCGTCGTGAACGCGGACAGTGGGATCGAAACCTTCGAAGACATCCGCGGTAAACGGGTCGCCGCCGCGATTGGCACAGTGCCAGAGCAGGAATGGCTAAAGATCGCTGCCGAATGGGGTGAAGAAGGCAACTATCAGGGCTACCAGTCGGAAAACGAGGTGTTTCTGGCGGTCGCACAGGGCAAGGCCGATATCGGTATCACCACCAACACCGCCGTTCTGCCGATCACCCAGCAGTATGAAACCGTGCTGGCCGGTCCGCGTATGCCCTGGACCACCGATTACACCTCGGTCGTTGGCAAAAGACAGGACGTCACCTGGCTGAACTTCCTGAACCTGTTTGTTACACATCAGGCGCGTTCGGGCCGTTATCAGGAACTGTGGGGCAAATATGTCGGAGGCGAAACACCCGAGCTGCGCATTCCCGGTGTGATGTACTGATCCCACTCCCAAACACTCTTTCGCCGGGCTTCTGCCGGGCGAAAGAGCTGGGTAACTTCGGAAAAGAAACCTGTGTTCGATTATAACTTCCACTGGCGGCCGGTCATGAAAAGCCTGCCGGACTTGCTTGAGGCATCGCTGCTGACCTTGCAAGTCGCGGTAATGGCGATGATCCTCGGCATCATCATCGGCCTGTGTCTGGCATTGACGCGCATGCACCTGAAGGGGCCGATGTATTGGTTTGCTTCAACCTGGGTCGAACTGGCACGTAATACACCTGCTTTGTTCCAGCTGTTCTTTTTCGGCTTTGGGCTTGGCGCATTCGGCCTGCACCTGTCGCCTTACTTCATTGTGCTGGCCGCGTTGACATTCAATTGTGCCGGCTATCTGGCCGAGAACTTTCGCGGAGGCTTTCAGGCCGTTCCCGAGACTCAGTTACGCGCCTCTCGTTCTCTGGGCATGACTGCGTGGCAGGCTTACACACGCGTGGTGATCCCACAGGTGTTTCGCATTGTCTATCACCCAATCACCAACCAGATGGTCTGGGCCGTGCTCATGTCATCGCTGGGC
Coding sequences within it:
- a CDS encoding helix-turn-helix transcriptional regulator, whose product is MSYEPRLNIVGAALADSSRTRILCELMDGRAHTGKELASVAGIAPNTASEHLSKLRGADMIVAEKSGRCVYYRIASDEVAETLEQLSALSPTDHLYRGRNGECPPDLVARTCYNHIAGRLGVVLARRLVDQGWMSVEGTSARLTQSGGAHLKRIGILSDAASSLPVKCCLDWSERRHHFSGPFGVNLLDQALSRKWVTRPRNGRALYIEPKGLAAFELYFGISKDMLFRSFEVT
- a CDS encoding transporter substrate-binding domain-containing protein, with the protein product MLKKLVALAAFTTFTTGPAMADTLDDVVDRGTLRCGVVLDFPPIGYRDANNEPAGFDVEYCNDLAAALEVEAEILPLTWAERLPVIVTGRADVVFGATSDSLERARTVGFSIPYAIYYAQGVVNADSGIETFEDIRGKRVAAAIGTVPEQEWLKIAAEWGEEGNYQGYQSENEVFLAVAQGKADIGITTNTAVLPITQQYETVLAGPRMPWTTDYTSVVGKRQDVTWLNFLNLFVTHQARSGRYQELWGKYVGGETPELRIPGVMY
- a CDS encoding amino acid ABC transporter permease — protein: MKSLPDLLEASLLTLQVAVMAMILGIIIGLCLALTRMHLKGPMYWFASTWVELARNTPALFQLFFFGFGLGAFGLHLSPYFIVLAALTFNCAGYLAENFRGGFQAVPETQLRASRSLGMTAWQAYTRVVIPQVFRIVYHPITNQMVWAVLMSSLGMLVGFRELSGETQFFASRTFRIFEYFAVTAVIYYVIVKIILGASRLLATRLFRC